The Mesoterricola silvestris sequence GGGAGGTCCAGGTGGTCGTAGTGGCCGTGGGAGACCAGGACGTAGTCCACCTCCACCCCGGCCACGTCCAGGGGCACCGCGGCCAGGCGCTTCAGGAAGCGCGGGCCCTTGAGCACGGGGTCCAGGAGCAGGGTCCGGCCCGCGGCCCTCAGGAGGAAGGACGCGTGCCCCAGCCACACGAGGCAGTCCCCTTCGGGGACGGCGTCCAGGGGCCTCACGGCGAGCCGGAAATCGTCCTCGCGCTTCTCCCGGGCCTTGGGGTTCCGGGATAGCTTCCACGCGAGCACGGGCCAGAAGGAACGGCCCACGGTGGACATGTAGCGTTCCTGGAACCGGCCCTGGCGGAAGGTGTTCCCGCAGTAGCCGTGGCGGATGGTGGGGAGATCGGGGTTCTTCATCTCGGAACTTTCAGGGAGAATCGCTCCATGGAGGACCCCTACTATCTCGTGAATTTCCAGTGCGTGCTGGAGGATGTGCGTTCCCGGTGCGGGGACCTGCTCCTCCCGGAGGAAAGGGCGCGCCTGGAGGCCTTCCGGTCCCTGCCCGGGGACGCCCGGCGGCTCTACGTGCGCATGCTCACGCGCAAGGGCCCCTGGTTCCGCCCCGGCGCCCTGGCCTACCCGGAGATCGGCCCGGGCGCCCTGGAGGCCCTGGCCGCGGCGGGCTTCCTGGCGGGTCCGGAGGAGGCCACCGCCGCCGAACTGGCCGGCCTCCTGCGCAAACCCGAGCTCGAGGCCCTCCTGGAGGCCGCCGGCATCCCCTTCCGGCGCGCCGAGGGCCGGGAGGCGCTGGCGAGTCGCGTGCCGGAGGCCCTTCTGCGCGACGCGGCCGACGCGGTGGCTCCCCGGGGCCGGGACTGGGCGCGGCTCCTGTTCCTGCTGTTCTTCGGCAACCTCGAGCAGGACCTCACGGACTTCGTCCTGGCCGAGCTGGGGCATGTGCGGTACGAGGCCTACGAGGTGGACCCCGCCTGCAGGGCCTTCGGGAGCCGGCAGGAGGTGGACCGCCTCCTCTCCCTGGACGGGCTTCGCACCGCCCTGGAGGCCGGAGAGGATCTGGAGGGGATCACCGGCAGCCTCCTGGCCATGGAGCACTGCCCGGGCCTCCGGGTGCAGCGGCGCTACCACCGCCTCCTGGGCGACGTGGGGCGGGAATGGGAACGGCGGGGCTCGCCGGAGGAGGCCCTGGCCTGTCTCCGGCGCTGCGCCCTGCCCCCGGCCCGGGAGCGCATGGCCCGCATCCACCATGCCCGGGGCGAATCCGCCCTGGCGGCGGAAACGGCCCTGGCCATGGCCGAGGCCCCCCTGGACGTGGGCGAGGAGCGGTTCGCGCGGAGGTTCCTGGCCAGGCTCGCCCGGCACGATCCCCGCGCGGCGCTCTGGGCCGAGACCCACCCCCCCGACCCGCCCCTGCCGGAAGTGCGGCTCCGGGTCCCCCGGCACCCGTCGGGGTCCGTGGAGCAGGCCGCCCTGGAAGCCTCGGGGTGGGAGGGGTTCTGGACCGAGAACGCCCTCTGGACGGCCCTCTACGGCCTAGCCTTCTGGGACGTGATCTTCGCGCCGGTGCCCGGGGCCTTCCAGCACCGGTTCCAGCTGGGCCCCGCGGACCTGCGCACGCCGGGGTTCGCCCAGGCCCGGCGGGGGGCCATCGCCGCGCGCCTTGCCGAACTGGAGGCGCCCGGCGCCCCCCGGCGCCTGATCCTGGCCCGCGCGGCGGAAAAGCGGGGCGTGGCCAACGCCTTCGTGAACTGGAAGGCCCTGGCCCCGGGCCATCTGGAGGCGGCCCTGGACACCCTGCCCCAGGCCGCGCTCCTGGCCTTCCTGCGGGCCATGGCCCCCAACCCCGCGGCCTTCCGCAGCGGCTTCCCGGACCTCTTCCTGCACCGGGACGGCCGGTGCATGCTCTGGGAGGTCAAGGGCCCGGGGGATGCCCTCCGCCCCGAGCAGGAGCGCTGGCTGGCCCTCTTCAACCGCGCGGGCCTGGATGCCCGGGTCGCGTGGGTGAGCTACCTGGAGGAGGGCGCCCCCTCCTCCCCTGGAGGATCCCCATGACCCACGAACTCACCGTTTGGCAGGAGCGCTTCGAGGCCTTCTGGGCCGCCCTCCCCGGCGGGGACGGAGCCCACGACGTGCACCACCTGCGCCGGGTATGGCGTTCGGCCCGGAAGATCGCCGCGGCCGAGCCCGGCGCCGATCTGCTGGTGCTGCTGGCCGCGGCCTACCTCCACGACCTGGTGAACCCGCCCAAGGATTCGCCGCTGCGTTCCCAGGCCTCGCGCCTCTCGGCGGAAAAGGCCGTGCCCCTCCTGGAGGACCTGGGCTTCGATCCCGCCCGGACCCGGGCGGCGGCGCATGCCATCGAGGCCCACAGCTACTCCGCCGGCATCCCCCCCGCGACCCTGGAGGCCCGCATCCTGCAGGACGCCGACCGCCTCGAGGCCCTGGGGGCCATCGGCCTGGCCCGGTGCTTCTACACCGGCGGCAAGATGGGCACGGCCCTCTGGGAAGCCGGGGATCCCCTGGGCCGCTCCGGGCGGCCCCTGGACGACCGGCTCTATTCGGTGGATCACTTTCCCCTCAAGCTCATGCGCCTGCCGGACCTCATGACCACCGGCGAGGGCCGGCGCATGGCCCGCCGCAGGACAAGGGTGCTTGCCCTCTTCCTGGCACAATTGGAGCGGGAGCTCCTTGACTGACCTGCCAGACTAGTTCGCAAACCCCCAGGTCCCCCATCCGGAGGCTCCATGAACAAGGTGGTCGCCCACTTCCTGAACGGCACCGTGGCCAAGGGCCTCACCGTGGACTTCCTCCCCAACAAGGACCGGTTCCACCTGGTGGTGGAGGGGGCGCCGGCCCTGGAGGTCCTGATATCGGAACTGAAGGGGCTCTTCTTCGTGAAGGACCTGGAGGGCGACCTGGGCCACGCCAAGTCCAACATCTTCCACCCCGGGGACATGAGCCCGGGGCGGCGGATCCGCGTGGAATTCAAGGATGGGGAGACCCTGATGGGCACCACCCAGGCCTACACCCCCGGACGGACGGGCTTCTTCGTGGTGCCCGCGGACAAGAAGTCCAACACGGAGCGGGCCTTCATCATCACCTCGGCCACCAGCAGCATCAGCCTGTTGTAGCGTTCCGGCGCCCCGGCACAGTAGCCTGGAGGGCGATGACCCCCCGTCCCCTCTTCTCGGTTCTCCATGATCTCCTGGATCATGACCGGGACGTGCGCCTGGGGGAACTCCTGGACGCCGCCGGGGAGCAGTCCTACGGCCTCCTGATCCTGCTGCTGGCCCTGCCCAGCCTGGTGCCGGCCCTCAACACCGGCCTGGCCCCCGTGGGGGGCGCGGCCGTGATGGCCATCGGCTACCAGCTGGGCAAAGGCGTCCCCCACCCCTGGGTGCCCCAGCGCATCCTCGCCCTGCCCATCCACAAGGGCGCCGTCAAGCACGCCCTGGCGCGGCTGGAGGGGCTGCTGCTGCGCTGGTCCAGCCGCACCGCGGAAAGGCACCCCCTGAGCCGCAGGTGGATGGGCGCCGCCCTGGTGTGGACGGGCTTCCTCCTGGCCCTGCCGGTGCCCCTGCCCTTCGCCAACATCATCCCCGCCGCCGTCCTCTGCCTCCTGGGGGCCGCGGTCATGGAGCAGCGCCAGGACTGGGCCTGGGCCGCCACCTTCGCGAGCCTCGGCACCACCCTCTACTTCGCCCTGTCGGCCAACCTCGCCTTCCGCATCGCCAAGGCCATCCGGGGGTTGGTGAACTAGCGCGTGTCGGCGAACCCTGGCTGCCTTGAATCCGTGATGAAGGGGCTGTTCCAGATTGAACGTATCCCATTTCATCCCATCAATCGGCGTTCATCCCGGTTTCCGCAGGGCTGACGCAGAGGTGGGACGGAGCGCACGTCACTCGACGTCCTCGACCCAAAGGTGGCGACAACTCCCAGCAAAGTTCAAACGGGGATAAAAGGGATCCAGGGGAAAAGGCAGGATAAGGAAGGCCAGGTCAAAGCTGAAGGCAGATCATCGAAACCAGCCTAGCGATTCATGACCTCGGGTTTCCCGACACACCCTACGCCGAACGGGATTCCAGGACCTTGGCGCGCTGACGCTGGGAGGCCTTGCGGGCCTTCTCCACGTCGGGGAGGTGGACCATGGCCCACTGGCAGAGGGCTCCCAGGGGCTCCCTCAGGGTGGTGCCCAGTTCGGTGAGGGAGTACTCGGTGCGGGGGGGGACCTCGGGGTAGACGACGCGGCGCACCAGGCCGTCCTCCTCCAGCTTGCGCAGGGTCTGGGTGAGCATCTTCTGGCTGATGCCGCCCACCTCCCGCTGGAGTTCCCCGTACCGCCGCGTGCCCTTGGAGAGCAGGTAGATCACCAGCGTCGTCCACTTGTCGGCGATGAGGTCCAGCACCAGGCGGGTGGGGCACTGGGAGCTGAGGACGTTGGGGGCCATGCCGCACGCATTACGAACCATGGGGTGCCTACCTTCCGAAATAGTGCCTACTTTCCAATGGAGAGTGGCATGCTTAAGTTTGTGCTACGGCCGTCCGGGCCGCAACCCCCGAATCCGAAGGAGCCCCCATGACCACAGCCACCGTCCTCTCCCCCGAAGACCTCCTCAAGGTGCAGGAGTGGCGCTACGCCACCAAGCAGTTCGACCCCAGCCGCAAGATCCCCGCCGCCGTGTGGTCGGCCCTGGAGAAGTCCCTGGTGCTCTCCCCCAGCTCCTTCGGCCTCCAGCCCTGGAAGTTCCTGGTCATCCAGGACCCCGCCCTGCGCGCCCGCCTGAAGGCGGTGTCCTGGGGCCAGGGGCAGGTGGAGGACGCGTCCCACCTGGTGGTCTTCCTGGCCAAGGAGACCCTCACCGAGGCCGATGTGGACCACTTCCTGGAGCGCGTCGCCGAGGTGCGCCACCAGACCCCCGAATCCCTGGCCGCCTACCGCAGCATGATGGTGGGCAACCTCGTGTCCGGCCCCCGGGCCGCCACCATCGACGCCTGGGCCGCCCGGCAGGCGTACATCGCCCTGGGCAACTTCATGACCAGCGCCGCCCTCCTGGGCGTGGACACCTGCCCCATGGAAGGCCTGGACGCCGCCCAGTACGACGAGATCCTGGGCCTGGCGGGCACCGGCTACCGCACCATCGTTGCCTGCCCGGCTGGTTATCGGGCCGCCGGCGACAAGTACGCGGAACTGCCCAAGGTGCGCTTCCCCGAAGCCGAAGTGATCAACCACCGCTGATCCGGGGCCGATTTCCCAAAGAAGCCCTAATGGTGTAGGGTGGCTGGTCCGAAACCTTCATTGGAGGTGGACCCATGTCGATCTTCCACCAGTACCAGAGCCGCTACGAATCCGCAGTCGCCGAGGAGATGAGCCTCCAGGAATACCTGGATCTGTGCAGGAAGGATCCCTCGGCCTACGCCAGCGTCGCCGAACGGCTCCTGAGCGCCATCGGGGAGCCGGAGCTGGTGGATACCCGCTCCGTGGAGCGCCTCAGCCGCATCTTCGCCAACAAGGTGGTGCGGATCTACCCGGCCTTCAAGGAATTCTACGGAATGGAGGAGGTGATCGAGGGGATCGTCTCCTACTTCCGCCACGCCGCCCAGGGGCTGGAGGAGAAGAAGCAGATCCTCTACCTCCTCGGGCCCGTGGGGGGCGGCAAGTCCTCGCTGGCCGAGGAGCTCAAGGCCCTCATGGAGAAGGTCCCCTTCTACGCCATCAAGGGATCCCCGGTGCACGAATCCCCCCTGGGCCTGTTCAACCCCGGGGAGGACGGGCCCATCCTGGAGGGGGACTACGGGATCCCCCGGCGCTACCTCACGTCCATCATGAGCCCCTGGGCCGTGAAGCGCCTGCAGGAGTACGGCGGCGACATCACCCGGTTCCGGGTGGTCAAGCTGCGCCCCTCCGTGCTGAGCCAGATCGCCGTCTCCAAGACCGAGCCCGGCGACGAGAACAACCAGGACATCTCCTCCCTGGTGGGCAAGATCGATATCCGGAAGCT is a genomic window containing:
- a CDS encoding exopolysaccharide biosynthesis protein, with product MTPRPLFSVLHDLLDHDRDVRLGELLDAAGEQSYGLLILLLALPSLVPALNTGLAPVGGAAVMAIGYQLGKGVPHPWVPQRILALPIHKGAVKHALARLEGLLLRWSSRTAERHPLSRRWMGAALVWTGFLLALPVPLPFANIIPAAVLCLLGAAVMEQRQDWAWAATFASLGTTLYFALSANLAFRIAKAIRGLVN
- a CDS encoding DUF6982 domain-containing protein, encoding MNKVVAHFLNGTVAKGLTVDFLPNKDRFHLVVEGAPALEVLISELKGLFFVKDLEGDLGHAKSNIFHPGDMSPGRRIRVEFKDGETLMGTTQAYTPGRTGFFVVPADKKSNTERAFIITSATSSISLL
- a CDS encoding NAD(P)H-dependent oxidoreductase, with the protein product MTTATVLSPEDLLKVQEWRYATKQFDPSRKIPAAVWSALEKSLVLSPSSFGLQPWKFLVIQDPALRARLKAVSWGQGQVEDASHLVVFLAKETLTEADVDHFLERVAEVRHQTPESLAAYRSMMVGNLVSGPRAATIDAWAARQAYIALGNFMTSAALLGVDTCPMEGLDAAQYDEILGLAGTGYRTIVACPAGYRAAGDKYAELPKVRFPEAEVINHR
- a CDS encoding HD domain-containing protein; protein product: MTHELTVWQERFEAFWAALPGGDGAHDVHHLRRVWRSARKIAAAEPGADLLVLLAAAYLHDLVNPPKDSPLRSQASRLSAEKAVPLLEDLGFDPARTRAAAHAIEAHSYSAGIPPATLEARILQDADRLEALGAIGLARCFYTGGKMGTALWEAGDPLGRSGRPLDDRLYSVDHFPLKLMRLPDLMTTGEGRRMARRRTRVLALFLAQLERELLD
- a CDS encoding winged helix-turn-helix transcriptional regulator; its protein translation is MVRNACGMAPNVLSSQCPTRLVLDLIADKWTTLVIYLLSKGTRRYGELQREVGGISQKMLTQTLRKLEEDGLVRRVVYPEVPPRTEYSLTELGTTLREPLGALCQWAMVHLPDVEKARKASQRQRAKVLESRSA
- a CDS encoding VRR-NUC domain-containing protein codes for the protein MEDPYYLVNFQCVLEDVRSRCGDLLLPEERARLEAFRSLPGDARRLYVRMLTRKGPWFRPGALAYPEIGPGALEALAAAGFLAGPEEATAAELAGLLRKPELEALLEAAGIPFRRAEGREALASRVPEALLRDAADAVAPRGRDWARLLFLLFFGNLEQDLTDFVLAELGHVRYEAYEVDPACRAFGSRQEVDRLLSLDGLRTALEAGEDLEGITGSLLAMEHCPGLRVQRRYHRLLGDVGREWERRGSPEEALACLRRCALPPARERMARIHHARGESALAAETALAMAEAPLDVGEERFARRFLARLARHDPRAALWAETHPPDPPLPEVRLRVPRHPSGSVEQAALEASGWEGFWTENALWTALYGLAFWDVIFAPVPGAFQHRFQLGPADLRTPGFAQARRGAIAARLAELEAPGAPRRLILARAAEKRGVANAFVNWKALAPGHLEAALDTLPQAALLAFLRAMAPNPAAFRSGFPDLFLHRDGRCMLWEVKGPGDALRPEQERWLALFNRAGLDARVAWVSYLEEGAPSSPGGSP